The Salvia miltiorrhiza cultivar Shanhuang (shh) chromosome 1, IMPLAD_Smil_shh, whole genome shotgun sequence genome has a window encoding:
- the LOC131016796 gene encoding F-box protein At2g32560-like — translation MLFFLFTCCFSFIFFYKSLAIKPLPPWAHEMRLLSLCFWKDLSFLRLIKSIKSTIFGVISLLLASRMSPRKNSSPKVESIEMASDMSVLDLPDLVLETILEKLPPEGLCRMATVCTSLRERCISDHLWEKHMKNKWSKIVGSAAYREWQWYIVSGKGPVFSNQGKQNSLVGYLTQLWPIMLIRSSFSSGTKKSNFLPVDSTMSWYIALESGKFWFPAQVYNRENGHVGFMLSCYDAELCYDQRTNTFKARYPPHGRRASPTESGITWDRLRAPPVDTSPHDLHVSDCLHELRPGNHVEIQWRRNKEFPYGWWYGVVGHLETCDGIPNYCQCHDSDTVVLEFNQYSRGSRWRTTTVDRKHHREEGNEADGFYGGIRKLCCNEEISMWKKIWPTEVLE, via the exons ATGTTGTTCTTCTTGTTCACCTGCtgcttctctttcatctttttcTATAAGTCACTTGCCATCAAGCCACTCCCACCATGGGCTCATGAGATGAGACTGCTGTCTCTCTGTTTTTGGAAGGACCTTTCATTTTTGCGGTTGATCAAGTCAATTAAAAGCaccatttttggtgtgatttcCTTACTTTTAGCTTCAAGAATGTCACCTAGGAAGAACTCTAGTCCAAAGGTGGAGAGCATCGAGATGGCATCAGACATGTCTGTCTTGGATTTGCCTGACCTTGTGCTAGAGACCATTCTTGAGAAGCTCCCTCCGGAGGGGCTTTGTAGGATGGCCACTGTGTGTACTTCTTTGAGAGAGAGGTGCATTAGTGATCACTTGTGGGAGAAGCACATGAAAAATAAATGGTCTAAAATTGTTGGCTCTGCTGCATATAGGGAGTGGCAATGGTATATTGTTTCGGGGAAAGGTCCAGTCTTTTCGAATCAAGGCAAACAGAACAGCCTTGTTGGCTATCTAACTCAGCTATGGCCAATCATGTTGATCCGGTCCAGTTTTAGCAGTGGTACCAAGAAGAGCAACTTCCTTCCAGTTGATTCCACCATGTCTTGGTATATTGCGCTTGAGTCTGGCAAGTTTTGGTTCCCCGCGCAGGTCTACAACCGTGAG AATGGCCATGTTGGATTTATGTTATCATGCTACGATGCTGAGCTTTGCTATGATCAGCGAACCAACACTTTCAAGGCCAG ATATCCGCCACATGGAAGGAGAGCAAGTCCAACAGAAAGTGGTATAACATGGGATAGGCTTCGAGCCCCCCCTGTCGATACTTCTCCACATGATCTTCATGTATCTGATTGTTTACATGAGTTACGGCCTGGGAATCACGTTGAAATCCAATGGAGAAGAAATAAAGAATTTCCATATG GTTGGTGGTATGGTGTTGTAGGCCACTTGGAAACATGTGATGGGATTCCCAATTACTGCCAGTGTCATGATAGTG ACACGGTGGTGCTGGAGTTCAATCAGTACAGTCGCGGCTCGCGTTGGAGAACAACAACCGTAGATAGGAAACACCACAGGGAAGAGGGAAATGAGGCCGATGGATTTTATGGTGGGATCCGGAAATTGTGCTGCAATGAAGAGATATCGATGTGGAAGAAGATCTGGCCTACTGAAGTATTGGAATAA